AAATAGATTCTGGAAAGTCATGGCAATCGTGCTCGGCGAAAGCGTGCCCGAAACCATCGCCCAAAAGAAGGCCATGCTCAAAAAGCATCACGTGGCCCTGTGGGACGTTCTGGACAGTTGCACCATCGTGGGTGCAAGCGACACAAGCATCGAAGACCCAGTTGTGAACAACATAAAAGAGTTCGTTGAAAAATCCAAAGTCACGCGCATCTTTTGCACCGGCGCCACCGCCCACAAGCTGTACCAGAAACTCTGCGCCAAAGACGTCGGAATGGACGCGGTCAAACTCCCCTCCACCTCGCCCGCCAACTGCGCCGTATCGCTAGAGAAATTGGTTGAGGCCTACAAGGCGATTCTAGAATAAATCCCGCTACTTAAAACCCGCTAGCGGTTCCAGCCGTTATGCCCTTCTCCGTAATAGAGGGCGGCGTCTTCGGGGCCAAAATCGTCGGCCACAGAATCACGCGGAGAAAGCCACCCGCGCATCTTGCGGATGCGAGCCTTGCGAGCCTCGGCAGCTTTGGTCGCTGCGGGGGTCGCGGCAAGATTCGTGCCAGTTTCATTGTGTTTTTCGTCAAGTGAATCGGCCATACATAAAAAAGATAGCTTAAAATCGTCCAAAAAAGATTATTTTAAAAGTATGAGTATGAAAATCCACCACATCCTCGCCGTAGCGTTCTCCGCGGCTTCGCTTACTCAAGTGCCTGCCTTCGCGCAAACGGCCTCCGACACCGTCTCGTTCGTGAACTTTGAGAATCGCGAAGTCGGCGTGTACGGCAATGCGGAGGCCAAGGAAGACTTCAAGCGCAACGACTACGACAAAAGTTGGTGGTACGCCATGGACAAGAACAATGGCGAAAATTCCAAGGTCGTGTACGACGGCGAGGAACACGGCAACGTACTGCAGCTCAAGTACCCCAAGGGCTGCGTAGGCCCGAACGACAACGACACCCCCGCCTGCG
The nucleotide sequence above comes from Fibrobacter sp. UWB15. Encoded proteins:
- a CDS encoding DNA-deoxyinosine glycosylase — its product is MPTRTHVTHEFPALYDRESRVLLLGSIPSPKSREMAFYYGHPQNRFWKVMAIVLGESVPETIAQKKAMLKKHHVALWDVLDSCTIVGASDTSIEDPVVNNIKEFVEKSKVTRIFCTGATAHKLYQKLCAKDVGMDAVKLPSTSPANCAVSLEKLVEAYKAILE